The Apium graveolens cultivar Ventura chromosome 6, ASM990537v1, whole genome shotgun sequence genome contains a region encoding:
- the LOC141664390 gene encoding protein TOPLESS-RELATED PROTEIN 2-like isoform X1, translated as MSSLSRELVFLILQFLDEEKFKDTVHKLEHESGFYFNMKYFEDQVQAGEWDEVERYLCGFTKVEDNRYSMKIFFELRKQKYLEALDKNDRPKAAEILVKDLKVFSSFNEDLFKEITQLLTLDNFRQNEQLSKYGDTKSARSIMLVELKKLIEANPLFRDKLAFPTFKASRLRTLINQSLNWQHQLCKNPRPNPDIKTLFIDHTCASSNGARAPPPTNNLLAGPVPKAGVFPPLGGHNPFQPVVSPSPSAIAGWMSSPNPSMPHAAVPSGPPGLVQSPGAVSAAAFLKHPRMPPGVPGMEYQMGDSEHLMKRLRTGQSDEVSFSGSTHPLNMYSPDDLPKTVVRILNQGSNVMSMDFHPQQQTVLLVGTNVGDISIWEVGSRERLVHKTFKVWDLSACSMPLQTNLVKDATISVNRCIWGPDGAILGVAFSKHIVQIYTYNPAGELRQHLEIDAHIGGVNDIAFAHPNKQLCIVTCGDDKTIKVWDAVSGRRQYIFEGHEAPVYSVCPHSKENIQFIFSTAIDGKIKAWLYDCLGSRVDYDAPGRWCTTMAYSADRTRLFSCGTSKEGESHLVEWNESEGAIKRTYSGFRKRSLGVVQFDTTRNRFLAAGDEFQIKFWDMDNNNILTTIDADGGLPASPKLRFNKEGSLLAVTANENAIKVIANHDGQRMLRMLESRTFDGSRGFSEAANIKPSFSGALGHNVSNPIQPNLERAERMQTPLSIGNHATAESSKMADIKPRILDNTDKIVAWKFPDIKESSQLRAIRLPDSFTASKVMRLIYTNSGLALLALASTAAHKLWKWQRSERNPSGKSTASIMPQLWQPPSGVPMSNDLNDGKAAEDSAACIALSKNDSYVMSASGGKVSLFNMMTFKVMTTFMPPPPAATYLAFHPQDNNIIAIGMEDSTIQIYNVRVDEVKTKLKGHQKPITGLAFSKTLNVLVSSGADAQLCVWNIEGWEKRMARPLQTPPSHSAPLVGETQVQFHNDQTHLLVVHESQIGIYDSQLECLRLWSPRDSLPAAISSAIYSCDGLLIFVGFCDGAIGIFDVDGLRLRCRIASAAYIPSSLSSNNSNVFPAVIAAHPTDSNQFALGMTDGSVHVIEPSDGEPKWGGPIPQENGSLPSIPSNSALNSQPSETPSR; from the exons ATGTCGTCTTTGAGTCGGGAACTAGTTTTCCTGATACTGCAATTCTTGGACGAGGAGAAATTCAAAGATACCGTCCATAA GCTGGAACATGAGTCTGGCTTCTACTTCAATATGAAGTACTTTGAGGATCAAGTTCAGGCAGGTGAGTGGGATGAAGTTGAACGCTATTTATGTGGTTTCACAAAGGTCGAGGATAACCGCTACTCAATGAAGATATTTTTCGAACTCAGAAAACAGAAATATCTGGAAGCTCTTGATAA GAATGACCGTCCTAAAGCTGCTGAGATTCTAGTAAAAGATCTAAAGGTGTTCTCCTCTTTCAATGAAGACCTTTTCAAAGAAATCACTCAGTTGCTTACTCTCGATAATTTCAG GCAAAATGAGCAGCTTTCCAAGTACGGGGACACAAAATCAGCTCGCAGCATTATGCTGGTTGAATTGAAAAAGCTTATAGAGGCGAATCCCTTGTTTCGTGACAAACTTGCGTTCCCAACGTTTAAAGCTTCGCGTTTGCGGACATTGATTAATCAAAG TCTTAATTGGCAGCATCAACTTTGCAAGAACCCACGTCCAAACCCTGACATTAAGACACTTTTTATCGATCATACTTGTGCTTCTAGCAATGGAGCTCGTGCTCCTCCACCGACTAACAATCTACTTGCTGGTCCTGTTCCAAAAGCTGGGGTTTTCCCTCCGCTTGGAGGTCATAAT CCATTCCAGCCAGTTGTGTCTCCTTCTCCGAGTGCAATTGCAGGTTGGATGTCAAGTCCCAATCCTTCCATGCCTCATGCTGCTGTTCCATCTGGCCCCCCCGGCCTGGTTCAATCTCCTGGTGCAG TATCAGCAGCTGCTTTCCTGAAGCACCCCAGGATGCCCCCTGGCGTTCCTGGAATGGAGTACCAAATGGGTGATTCAGAACACTTGATGAAGCGTCTGCGCACGGGTCAGTCTGATGAG GTCTCTTTCTCCGGATCAACACATCCTCTCAATATGTACTCGCCAGATGATCTTCCAAAAACTGTTGTGCGGATCCTTAATCAAGGGTCGAACGTCATGAGCATGGATTTTCATCCACAGCAACAGACTGTTCTTTTGG TTGGAACCAATGTTGGTGATATTAGTATTTGGGAAGTTGGATCTCGTGAAAGGCTAGTGCACAAAACATTCAAGGTGTGGGATTTGTCAGCTTGTTCAATGCCGTTGCAG ACAAATCTGGTAAAAGATGCAACAATATCTGTCAATAGGTGCATATGGGGTCCAGATGGAGCTATACTTG GTGTTGCTTTTTCAAAGCATATAGTTCAGATTTACACATATAATCCAGCAGGAGAACTGAGACAGCATTTAGAG ATTGATGCTCACATTGGTGGTGTAAATGATATTGCCTTTGCTCATCCCAACAAGCAACTTTGCATTGTAACATGTGGTGATGACAAGACGATTAAG GTTTGGGATGCTGTTTCTGGACGAAGACAGTATATATTTGAGGGTCATGAGGCTCCTGTTTATTCTGTATGCCCTCACTCCAAAGAGAATATACAG TTTATCTTCTCTACTGCTATTGATGGGAAAATCAAAGCATGGCTATATGATTGTCTAGGTTCAAGAGTTGATTATGATGCCCCTGGACGCTGGTGCACCACAATGGCTTATAGTGCTGATAGAACCAG ACTTTTCTCTTGTGGGACAAGCAAAGAAGGTGAATCACACCTTGTGGAGTGGAATGAAAGTGAAGGAGCTATTAAGAGAACATACTCAGGTTTTCGAAAGCGTTCACTAGGGGTTGTTCAGTTTGACACAACTAGGAATCGTTTCCTAGCTGCTGGTGATGAATTTCAGATAAAGTTTTGGGACATGGATAACAACAACATTCTGACAACTATTGATGCTGATGGTGGATTGCCC GCAAGTCCTAAATTAAGGTTTAACAAGGAAGGCTCATTACTGGCCGTAACAGCCAATGAAAATGCTATTAAGGTTATTGCAAATCATGATGGGCAGCGCATGTTGAGGATGCTGGAGAGCAGGACATTCGATGGGTCTCGCGGTTTCTCAGAAGCAGCCAATATTAAA CCTTCGTTCTCTGGCGCCCTGGGCCATAATGTTTCTAACCCTATACAACCAAATCTAGAGCGTGCTGAAAGAATGCAGACTCCATTATCCATTGGCAATCAT GCTACTGCAGAGAGTAGCAAGATGGCAGATATTAAGCCAAGGATTTTAGACAACACTGACAAAATAGTAGCCTGGAAGTTTCCTGACATAAAAGAATCAAGTCAACTAAGGGCTATACGGTTACCTGATTCATTTACAGCTAGTAAG GTTATGCGGTTAATTTACACAAATTCAGGATTAGCTTTGCTGGCACTTGCTTCCACTGCTGCTCATAAGCTCTGGAAATGGCAGCGTAGTGAGCGTAATCCTTCAGGGAAA TCTACAGCATCTATCATGCCACAGTTGTGGCAGCCGCCAAGTGGAGTTCCTATGTCTAATGACTTGAATGATGGTAAAGCAGCCGAAGACTCAGCTGCATGCATTGCTTTATCAAAAAATGATTCTTACGTCATGTCTGCTTCGGGTGGGAAAGTGTCCTTGTTTAACATGATGACCTTCAAG GTCATGACAACATTTATGCCTCCTCCTCCAGCAGCAACATATCTGGCGTTCCATCCCCAAGATAATAATATTATTGCTATTGGAATGGAGGATTCAACTATTCAGATATACAATGTCAGGGTTGATGAG GTCAAAACCAAACTGAAGGGTCACCAGAAACCAATCACAGGACTTGCTTTTTCAAAGACATTAAATGTACTTGTGTCGTCTGGAGCTGATGCACAG CTGTGCGTCTGGAACATTGAGGGCTGGGAAAAGAGAATGGCAAGGCCGTTACAAACGCCACCTAGTCACTCAGCTCCCCTGGTTGGCGAAACACAAGTTCAGTTTCATAATGATCAAACTCATCTACTTGTTGTTCATGAAAGCCAAATTGGTATTTATGATAGCCAACTTGAATGCTTGCGATTG TGGTCTCCCAGGGACTCGCTTCCTGCTGCCATATCAAGTGCAATATACTCATGTGACGGGCTGCTGATTTTTGTTGGATTTTGTGATGGAGCTATTGGAATTTTTGATGTGGATGGTTTGAGGCTTCGATGTCGTATAGCATCCGCTGCCTATATCCCTTCGTCTTTATCCAG CAACAACAGCAATGTCTTCCCAGCGGTCATTGCAGCACATCCTACTGATTCTAATCAGTTTGCCCTCGGAATGACCGATGGCTCAGTTCATGTGATCGAGCCATCAGATGGAGAGCCTAAGTGGGGTGGACCAATCCCCCAAGAAAATGGATCCCTGCCTTCCATTCCCTCAAATTCTGCCTTGAACAGTCAGCCATCTGAAACCCCATCTAGGTGA
- the LOC141664390 gene encoding protein TOPLESS-RELATED PROTEIN 2-like isoform X2, which produces MSSLSRELVFLILQFLDEEKFKDTVHKLEHESGFYFNMKYFEDQVQAGEWDEVERYLCGFTKVEDNRYSMKIFFELRKQKYLEALDKNDRPKAAEILVKDLKVFSSFNEDLFKEITQLLTLDNFRQNEQLSKYGDTKSARSIMLVELKKLIEANPLFRDKLAFPTFKASRLRTLINQSLNWQHQLCKNPRPNPDIKTLFIDHTCASSNGARAPPPTNNLLAGPVPKAGVFPPLGGHNPFQPVVSPSPSAIAGWMSSPNPSMPHAAVPSGPPGLVQSPGAAAAFLKHPRMPPGVPGMEYQMGDSEHLMKRLRTGQSDEVSFSGSTHPLNMYSPDDLPKTVVRILNQGSNVMSMDFHPQQQTVLLVGTNVGDISIWEVGSRERLVHKTFKVWDLSACSMPLQTNLVKDATISVNRCIWGPDGAILGVAFSKHIVQIYTYNPAGELRQHLEIDAHIGGVNDIAFAHPNKQLCIVTCGDDKTIKVWDAVSGRRQYIFEGHEAPVYSVCPHSKENIQFIFSTAIDGKIKAWLYDCLGSRVDYDAPGRWCTTMAYSADRTRLFSCGTSKEGESHLVEWNESEGAIKRTYSGFRKRSLGVVQFDTTRNRFLAAGDEFQIKFWDMDNNNILTTIDADGGLPASPKLRFNKEGSLLAVTANENAIKVIANHDGQRMLRMLESRTFDGSRGFSEAANIKPSFSGALGHNVSNPIQPNLERAERMQTPLSIGNHATAESSKMADIKPRILDNTDKIVAWKFPDIKESSQLRAIRLPDSFTASKVMRLIYTNSGLALLALASTAAHKLWKWQRSERNPSGKSTASIMPQLWQPPSGVPMSNDLNDGKAAEDSAACIALSKNDSYVMSASGGKVSLFNMMTFKVMTTFMPPPPAATYLAFHPQDNNIIAIGMEDSTIQIYNVRVDEVKTKLKGHQKPITGLAFSKTLNVLVSSGADAQLCVWNIEGWEKRMARPLQTPPSHSAPLVGETQVQFHNDQTHLLVVHESQIGIYDSQLECLRLWSPRDSLPAAISSAIYSCDGLLIFVGFCDGAIGIFDVDGLRLRCRIASAAYIPSSLSSNNSNVFPAVIAAHPTDSNQFALGMTDGSVHVIEPSDGEPKWGGPIPQENGSLPSIPSNSALNSQPSETPSR; this is translated from the exons ATGTCGTCTTTGAGTCGGGAACTAGTTTTCCTGATACTGCAATTCTTGGACGAGGAGAAATTCAAAGATACCGTCCATAA GCTGGAACATGAGTCTGGCTTCTACTTCAATATGAAGTACTTTGAGGATCAAGTTCAGGCAGGTGAGTGGGATGAAGTTGAACGCTATTTATGTGGTTTCACAAAGGTCGAGGATAACCGCTACTCAATGAAGATATTTTTCGAACTCAGAAAACAGAAATATCTGGAAGCTCTTGATAA GAATGACCGTCCTAAAGCTGCTGAGATTCTAGTAAAAGATCTAAAGGTGTTCTCCTCTTTCAATGAAGACCTTTTCAAAGAAATCACTCAGTTGCTTACTCTCGATAATTTCAG GCAAAATGAGCAGCTTTCCAAGTACGGGGACACAAAATCAGCTCGCAGCATTATGCTGGTTGAATTGAAAAAGCTTATAGAGGCGAATCCCTTGTTTCGTGACAAACTTGCGTTCCCAACGTTTAAAGCTTCGCGTTTGCGGACATTGATTAATCAAAG TCTTAATTGGCAGCATCAACTTTGCAAGAACCCACGTCCAAACCCTGACATTAAGACACTTTTTATCGATCATACTTGTGCTTCTAGCAATGGAGCTCGTGCTCCTCCACCGACTAACAATCTACTTGCTGGTCCTGTTCCAAAAGCTGGGGTTTTCCCTCCGCTTGGAGGTCATAAT CCATTCCAGCCAGTTGTGTCTCCTTCTCCGAGTGCAATTGCAGGTTGGATGTCAAGTCCCAATCCTTCCATGCCTCATGCTGCTGTTCCATCTGGCCCCCCCGGCCTGGTTCAATCTCCTGGTGCAG CAGCTGCTTTCCTGAAGCACCCCAGGATGCCCCCTGGCGTTCCTGGAATGGAGTACCAAATGGGTGATTCAGAACACTTGATGAAGCGTCTGCGCACGGGTCAGTCTGATGAG GTCTCTTTCTCCGGATCAACACATCCTCTCAATATGTACTCGCCAGATGATCTTCCAAAAACTGTTGTGCGGATCCTTAATCAAGGGTCGAACGTCATGAGCATGGATTTTCATCCACAGCAACAGACTGTTCTTTTGG TTGGAACCAATGTTGGTGATATTAGTATTTGGGAAGTTGGATCTCGTGAAAGGCTAGTGCACAAAACATTCAAGGTGTGGGATTTGTCAGCTTGTTCAATGCCGTTGCAG ACAAATCTGGTAAAAGATGCAACAATATCTGTCAATAGGTGCATATGGGGTCCAGATGGAGCTATACTTG GTGTTGCTTTTTCAAAGCATATAGTTCAGATTTACACATATAATCCAGCAGGAGAACTGAGACAGCATTTAGAG ATTGATGCTCACATTGGTGGTGTAAATGATATTGCCTTTGCTCATCCCAACAAGCAACTTTGCATTGTAACATGTGGTGATGACAAGACGATTAAG GTTTGGGATGCTGTTTCTGGACGAAGACAGTATATATTTGAGGGTCATGAGGCTCCTGTTTATTCTGTATGCCCTCACTCCAAAGAGAATATACAG TTTATCTTCTCTACTGCTATTGATGGGAAAATCAAAGCATGGCTATATGATTGTCTAGGTTCAAGAGTTGATTATGATGCCCCTGGACGCTGGTGCACCACAATGGCTTATAGTGCTGATAGAACCAG ACTTTTCTCTTGTGGGACAAGCAAAGAAGGTGAATCACACCTTGTGGAGTGGAATGAAAGTGAAGGAGCTATTAAGAGAACATACTCAGGTTTTCGAAAGCGTTCACTAGGGGTTGTTCAGTTTGACACAACTAGGAATCGTTTCCTAGCTGCTGGTGATGAATTTCAGATAAAGTTTTGGGACATGGATAACAACAACATTCTGACAACTATTGATGCTGATGGTGGATTGCCC GCAAGTCCTAAATTAAGGTTTAACAAGGAAGGCTCATTACTGGCCGTAACAGCCAATGAAAATGCTATTAAGGTTATTGCAAATCATGATGGGCAGCGCATGTTGAGGATGCTGGAGAGCAGGACATTCGATGGGTCTCGCGGTTTCTCAGAAGCAGCCAATATTAAA CCTTCGTTCTCTGGCGCCCTGGGCCATAATGTTTCTAACCCTATACAACCAAATCTAGAGCGTGCTGAAAGAATGCAGACTCCATTATCCATTGGCAATCAT GCTACTGCAGAGAGTAGCAAGATGGCAGATATTAAGCCAAGGATTTTAGACAACACTGACAAAATAGTAGCCTGGAAGTTTCCTGACATAAAAGAATCAAGTCAACTAAGGGCTATACGGTTACCTGATTCATTTACAGCTAGTAAG GTTATGCGGTTAATTTACACAAATTCAGGATTAGCTTTGCTGGCACTTGCTTCCACTGCTGCTCATAAGCTCTGGAAATGGCAGCGTAGTGAGCGTAATCCTTCAGGGAAA TCTACAGCATCTATCATGCCACAGTTGTGGCAGCCGCCAAGTGGAGTTCCTATGTCTAATGACTTGAATGATGGTAAAGCAGCCGAAGACTCAGCTGCATGCATTGCTTTATCAAAAAATGATTCTTACGTCATGTCTGCTTCGGGTGGGAAAGTGTCCTTGTTTAACATGATGACCTTCAAG GTCATGACAACATTTATGCCTCCTCCTCCAGCAGCAACATATCTGGCGTTCCATCCCCAAGATAATAATATTATTGCTATTGGAATGGAGGATTCAACTATTCAGATATACAATGTCAGGGTTGATGAG GTCAAAACCAAACTGAAGGGTCACCAGAAACCAATCACAGGACTTGCTTTTTCAAAGACATTAAATGTACTTGTGTCGTCTGGAGCTGATGCACAG CTGTGCGTCTGGAACATTGAGGGCTGGGAAAAGAGAATGGCAAGGCCGTTACAAACGCCACCTAGTCACTCAGCTCCCCTGGTTGGCGAAACACAAGTTCAGTTTCATAATGATCAAACTCATCTACTTGTTGTTCATGAAAGCCAAATTGGTATTTATGATAGCCAACTTGAATGCTTGCGATTG TGGTCTCCCAGGGACTCGCTTCCTGCTGCCATATCAAGTGCAATATACTCATGTGACGGGCTGCTGATTTTTGTTGGATTTTGTGATGGAGCTATTGGAATTTTTGATGTGGATGGTTTGAGGCTTCGATGTCGTATAGCATCCGCTGCCTATATCCCTTCGTCTTTATCCAG CAACAACAGCAATGTCTTCCCAGCGGTCATTGCAGCACATCCTACTGATTCTAATCAGTTTGCCCTCGGAATGACCGATGGCTCAGTTCATGTGATCGAGCCATCAGATGGAGAGCCTAAGTGGGGTGGACCAATCCCCCAAGAAAATGGATCCCTGCCTTCCATTCCCTCAAATTCTGCCTTGAACAGTCAGCCATCTGAAACCCCATCTAGGTGA
- the LOC141664390 gene encoding protein TOPLESS-RELATED PROTEIN 2-like isoform X3, with amino-acid sequence MSSLSRELVFLILQFLDEEKFKDTVHKLEHESGFYFNMKYFEDQVQAGEWDEVERYLCGFTKVEDNRYSMKIFFELRKQKYLEALDKNDRPKAAEILVKDLKVFSSFNEDLFKEITQLLTLDNFRQNEQLSKYGDTKSARSIMLVELKKLIEANPLFRDKLAFPTFKASRLRTLINQSLNWQHQLCKNPRPNPDIKTLFIDHTCASSNGARAPPPTNNLLAGPVPKAGVFPPLGGHNPFQPVVSPSPSAIAGWMSSPNPSMPHAAVPSGPPGLVQSPGAAAFLKHPRMPPGVPGMEYQMGDSEHLMKRLRTGQSDEVSFSGSTHPLNMYSPDDLPKTVVRILNQGSNVMSMDFHPQQQTVLLVGTNVGDISIWEVGSRERLVHKTFKVWDLSACSMPLQTNLVKDATISVNRCIWGPDGAILGVAFSKHIVQIYTYNPAGELRQHLEIDAHIGGVNDIAFAHPNKQLCIVTCGDDKTIKVWDAVSGRRQYIFEGHEAPVYSVCPHSKENIQFIFSTAIDGKIKAWLYDCLGSRVDYDAPGRWCTTMAYSADRTRLFSCGTSKEGESHLVEWNESEGAIKRTYSGFRKRSLGVVQFDTTRNRFLAAGDEFQIKFWDMDNNNILTTIDADGGLPASPKLRFNKEGSLLAVTANENAIKVIANHDGQRMLRMLESRTFDGSRGFSEAANIKPSFSGALGHNVSNPIQPNLERAERMQTPLSIGNHATAESSKMADIKPRILDNTDKIVAWKFPDIKESSQLRAIRLPDSFTASKVMRLIYTNSGLALLALASTAAHKLWKWQRSERNPSGKSTASIMPQLWQPPSGVPMSNDLNDGKAAEDSAACIALSKNDSYVMSASGGKVSLFNMMTFKVMTTFMPPPPAATYLAFHPQDNNIIAIGMEDSTIQIYNVRVDEVKTKLKGHQKPITGLAFSKTLNVLVSSGADAQLCVWNIEGWEKRMARPLQTPPSHSAPLVGETQVQFHNDQTHLLVVHESQIGIYDSQLECLRLWSPRDSLPAAISSAIYSCDGLLIFVGFCDGAIGIFDVDGLRLRCRIASAAYIPSSLSSNNSNVFPAVIAAHPTDSNQFALGMTDGSVHVIEPSDGEPKWGGPIPQENGSLPSIPSNSALNSQPSETPSR; translated from the exons ATGTCGTCTTTGAGTCGGGAACTAGTTTTCCTGATACTGCAATTCTTGGACGAGGAGAAATTCAAAGATACCGTCCATAA GCTGGAACATGAGTCTGGCTTCTACTTCAATATGAAGTACTTTGAGGATCAAGTTCAGGCAGGTGAGTGGGATGAAGTTGAACGCTATTTATGTGGTTTCACAAAGGTCGAGGATAACCGCTACTCAATGAAGATATTTTTCGAACTCAGAAAACAGAAATATCTGGAAGCTCTTGATAA GAATGACCGTCCTAAAGCTGCTGAGATTCTAGTAAAAGATCTAAAGGTGTTCTCCTCTTTCAATGAAGACCTTTTCAAAGAAATCACTCAGTTGCTTACTCTCGATAATTTCAG GCAAAATGAGCAGCTTTCCAAGTACGGGGACACAAAATCAGCTCGCAGCATTATGCTGGTTGAATTGAAAAAGCTTATAGAGGCGAATCCCTTGTTTCGTGACAAACTTGCGTTCCCAACGTTTAAAGCTTCGCGTTTGCGGACATTGATTAATCAAAG TCTTAATTGGCAGCATCAACTTTGCAAGAACCCACGTCCAAACCCTGACATTAAGACACTTTTTATCGATCATACTTGTGCTTCTAGCAATGGAGCTCGTGCTCCTCCACCGACTAACAATCTACTTGCTGGTCCTGTTCCAAAAGCTGGGGTTTTCCCTCCGCTTGGAGGTCATAAT CCATTCCAGCCAGTTGTGTCTCCTTCTCCGAGTGCAATTGCAGGTTGGATGTCAAGTCCCAATCCTTCCATGCCTCATGCTGCTGTTCCATCTGGCCCCCCCGGCCTGGTTCAATCTCCTGGTGCAG CTGCTTTCCTGAAGCACCCCAGGATGCCCCCTGGCGTTCCTGGAATGGAGTACCAAATGGGTGATTCAGAACACTTGATGAAGCGTCTGCGCACGGGTCAGTCTGATGAG GTCTCTTTCTCCGGATCAACACATCCTCTCAATATGTACTCGCCAGATGATCTTCCAAAAACTGTTGTGCGGATCCTTAATCAAGGGTCGAACGTCATGAGCATGGATTTTCATCCACAGCAACAGACTGTTCTTTTGG TTGGAACCAATGTTGGTGATATTAGTATTTGGGAAGTTGGATCTCGTGAAAGGCTAGTGCACAAAACATTCAAGGTGTGGGATTTGTCAGCTTGTTCAATGCCGTTGCAG ACAAATCTGGTAAAAGATGCAACAATATCTGTCAATAGGTGCATATGGGGTCCAGATGGAGCTATACTTG GTGTTGCTTTTTCAAAGCATATAGTTCAGATTTACACATATAATCCAGCAGGAGAACTGAGACAGCATTTAGAG ATTGATGCTCACATTGGTGGTGTAAATGATATTGCCTTTGCTCATCCCAACAAGCAACTTTGCATTGTAACATGTGGTGATGACAAGACGATTAAG GTTTGGGATGCTGTTTCTGGACGAAGACAGTATATATTTGAGGGTCATGAGGCTCCTGTTTATTCTGTATGCCCTCACTCCAAAGAGAATATACAG TTTATCTTCTCTACTGCTATTGATGGGAAAATCAAAGCATGGCTATATGATTGTCTAGGTTCAAGAGTTGATTATGATGCCCCTGGACGCTGGTGCACCACAATGGCTTATAGTGCTGATAGAACCAG ACTTTTCTCTTGTGGGACAAGCAAAGAAGGTGAATCACACCTTGTGGAGTGGAATGAAAGTGAAGGAGCTATTAAGAGAACATACTCAGGTTTTCGAAAGCGTTCACTAGGGGTTGTTCAGTTTGACACAACTAGGAATCGTTTCCTAGCTGCTGGTGATGAATTTCAGATAAAGTTTTGGGACATGGATAACAACAACATTCTGACAACTATTGATGCTGATGGTGGATTGCCC GCAAGTCCTAAATTAAGGTTTAACAAGGAAGGCTCATTACTGGCCGTAACAGCCAATGAAAATGCTATTAAGGTTATTGCAAATCATGATGGGCAGCGCATGTTGAGGATGCTGGAGAGCAGGACATTCGATGGGTCTCGCGGTTTCTCAGAAGCAGCCAATATTAAA CCTTCGTTCTCTGGCGCCCTGGGCCATAATGTTTCTAACCCTATACAACCAAATCTAGAGCGTGCTGAAAGAATGCAGACTCCATTATCCATTGGCAATCAT GCTACTGCAGAGAGTAGCAAGATGGCAGATATTAAGCCAAGGATTTTAGACAACACTGACAAAATAGTAGCCTGGAAGTTTCCTGACATAAAAGAATCAAGTCAACTAAGGGCTATACGGTTACCTGATTCATTTACAGCTAGTAAG GTTATGCGGTTAATTTACACAAATTCAGGATTAGCTTTGCTGGCACTTGCTTCCACTGCTGCTCATAAGCTCTGGAAATGGCAGCGTAGTGAGCGTAATCCTTCAGGGAAA TCTACAGCATCTATCATGCCACAGTTGTGGCAGCCGCCAAGTGGAGTTCCTATGTCTAATGACTTGAATGATGGTAAAGCAGCCGAAGACTCAGCTGCATGCATTGCTTTATCAAAAAATGATTCTTACGTCATGTCTGCTTCGGGTGGGAAAGTGTCCTTGTTTAACATGATGACCTTCAAG GTCATGACAACATTTATGCCTCCTCCTCCAGCAGCAACATATCTGGCGTTCCATCCCCAAGATAATAATATTATTGCTATTGGAATGGAGGATTCAACTATTCAGATATACAATGTCAGGGTTGATGAG GTCAAAACCAAACTGAAGGGTCACCAGAAACCAATCACAGGACTTGCTTTTTCAAAGACATTAAATGTACTTGTGTCGTCTGGAGCTGATGCACAG CTGTGCGTCTGGAACATTGAGGGCTGGGAAAAGAGAATGGCAAGGCCGTTACAAACGCCACCTAGTCACTCAGCTCCCCTGGTTGGCGAAACACAAGTTCAGTTTCATAATGATCAAACTCATCTACTTGTTGTTCATGAAAGCCAAATTGGTATTTATGATAGCCAACTTGAATGCTTGCGATTG TGGTCTCCCAGGGACTCGCTTCCTGCTGCCATATCAAGTGCAATATACTCATGTGACGGGCTGCTGATTTTTGTTGGATTTTGTGATGGAGCTATTGGAATTTTTGATGTGGATGGTTTGAGGCTTCGATGTCGTATAGCATCCGCTGCCTATATCCCTTCGTCTTTATCCAG CAACAACAGCAATGTCTTCCCAGCGGTCATTGCAGCACATCCTACTGATTCTAATCAGTTTGCCCTCGGAATGACCGATGGCTCAGTTCATGTGATCGAGCCATCAGATGGAGAGCCTAAGTGGGGTGGACCAATCCCCCAAGAAAATGGATCCCTGCCTTCCATTCCCTCAAATTCTGCCTTGAACAGTCAGCCATCTGAAACCCCATCTAGGTGA